Genomic DNA from Roseimicrobium gellanilyticum:
TGGACGAAGTGCTGGAAGGACGCGACGCGATTGAAGTCGGCGGACTCACGTGGAAGCTGGCTCACATCCCCGGGCACTCGGCGGACAGCGTGACCTTCTACAGCGAGACTGAGAAGCTGGTCTTCGGTGGGGATGTCCTTTTCGCCGGCAGCATTGGCCGTACGGATTTCCCCGGCGGAAACCTGGAAATATTGCTGGCGGGCATCCAGAAGCACTTGCTCGTCCTCCCGGATGACACCCGGGTATTGCCGGGACACATGGAGGAGACCACTATCGGCGAGGAACGGGAGGGAAATCCGTACCTGGAAGGCTAGAACTGGAAGACGGGGACGGAGACTCCTGGGAGGCCTCAGTTGTTCTTCTTCAGGACAAACTCCATGGTCCCGTCCAGGAATTCCACGGTCTGCTTCACCATGCCCACACGGGGTGCATAGTAGGTGGTGGATTCCCGGAACTGCCCGCCCGGGCCGCCTCGGGCGACCACCTTCACACAGCCCCGGTACGATCTGTCCGGTGTGGCCACGGATTCGGAGGCGAGAATCTCGGCGTCATAGGGCTGGCCTTCCACCTCATAAGTCCACTTGTGGCCCACCACGGGAGGAAGCGGCAGATCCATGAACTCGGGGATGCGCACCTTGCTGCTGGTGCGGCTGTAGATGCCGTCCTTTGCGATGCGGGAGTAGAAGACCTTCTTGTTCAGGGCGGGAATGTTGTCGACATTCAGGACGAATTTGTAGAATTCTTTGTCGTCGATATCCACGAGGCCATCATTGCTGAACGAGGCTTCAGTTTCCAGGATCGTGCCGCTTTTGGCAGTCAGGGTGACCGTGTAGTAATAGATCTTTCCCGGCTCAGGGAGGAGATAGTCCTCCCCGCCGCGGACGCGGTAGGCGTTCCAGATGACGAAGGCAATGAGTGCCAGGGCCAGTAGCTTTTTCATGCGGGGGAGTGAGGGGAGCGCGAGGCGCGCGCGGTGGGTCAGCGGCGGCGGCCATCATGATACCCCCCTGTGGAGAAATCAATACGAGAGCTGCTTCATTCCGCGAGCTGGCCGACGCCGGGAGTGCACCTGCGTGTGCGTGCTTCGATGGCATGCACGGTCATCGGTTCCTCGAAACCGCGTGGCGCTGACCCGGACGGGGTACAATTTCCCTGTCCAATCCGCCTGTTTCCGGCCTCATCTGGAGTCGGCACGGTGGGAGTGCTCGCTGAGAAGATTCCCGCTGGCCGGCGTACTCATTGCCCGCTCCTCATGAAGAAGAACCATTCTGCTGCTCGCTTCCTCACTGCGGCCGCTGCTGCCACCGCGGTCGCCGCCTCCTTTGGCTCCACCTCACTCTCCGCTGCCCAGGACGTCCAGAGCTATGACGTCGTGGTGTACGGCGGCACCTCCGGCGGCGTCACGGCCGCCATCCAGTCTGTGAAGATGGGCAAGACGGTCGTGCTCATCGAGCCCACGAAATTCCTCGGTGGCCTCACCACCGGCGGGCTCGGCGCCACGGACATCGGCAACAAAAGAGCCATCGGCGGCATGTCGCGCGAGTTCTATCACCGCATCTGGCAGCATTACCAGGATGACAAGGCCTGGCGTCAGCAGACGCGCGAGCAGTACTTCGCCAAGCGTCCGCATGGCAACAGCGCCACGGAGAACACGATGTGGACCTTCGAGCCGCATGTGGCCAGCAAGGTGTATGACACGTGGATTGCGGAGTCGAAGGTGCCCGTCGTCTTCGGTGAGCGTCTCGACCTGAAGAATGGCGTGAAGAAGGACGGCGCGAAGATCACCGAGATCATCATGGAGAGCGGCAAGCGCTTCTCCGGGAAGATGTTCATCGATGCCACTTATGAAGGCGACCTCATGGCAAAGGCTGGCGTGAAGTACCACGTGGGCCGCGAGGCGAACGCCACCTATGGCGAGACTCTCAACGGTGTGCAGGTCGGCCGCTCAAAGCATCACCAGTTCAAGGTGGACGTGGACCCCTATGTGGTGCCCGGCGACCCCAAGAGCGGCATCATCCCCGGCGTGCAGAAGGAAGGCCCCGGCGAGGAGTTCGCAGGTGACCACCGCGTGCAGGCCTACAACTACCGCATGTGCAGCACGGATGACGAGCAGAACCGCATCCCCTGGCCGAAGCCCGCGAACTATGATGAGAAGCATTTCGAACTCGCACTGCGCAATGCAGAGGCGGGTGATGACCGCATCTCCTGGGCTCCCACACCGATGCCGAACCGCAAGACGGACACGAACAACAACTTCGCCGTCAGCACGGACAACATCGGCATGAACTATGACTATCCGGACGCGGACTATGCCACACGCGAGAAGATTGTGCAGCAGCACCGCGACTACCAGATGGGTCTCATGTGGACCTATGCAAACCATCCCCGTGTGCCGGAGAAAATCCGCGCGGCCTTCTCCCGGCTCGGCCTGAGCAAGGATGAATTCGCCGACAGCGGCCACTGGCCCCGCCAGCTCTATGTGCGTGAGGCCCGCCGCATGATCTCCGACTACGTGATGGCGGAGAAGAACTGCCGCCGTCTCGAAGTGGTGGAGGACAGCGTGGGCATGGGCGCGTACAACATGGACTCGCACAACGTGCAGCGCTACATCACCAAGGAGGGCAAGGTGCGCAACGAAGGCGACGTGCAGGTGGGCGTGCGCCCCTATCCCGTGAGCTATCGCAGCATCCGCCCGAAGGCGGAGGAGTGCACGAATCTCCTCGTACCCATCTGCCTCAGCGCCTCCCACATTTCCTACGGCAGCATCCGCATGGAACCCGTGTTCATGGTGCTGGGCCAGAGTGCCGCCACCGCTGCCGTGCAGGCCATCGAGCAGGGCGTGGAGATTCAGAAGATTGACTATGCGAAGCTCAAGGAGCGCATGCTGGCAGATGGCCAGGTGCTGGACTTCGAGTCACCTCCCATGCCGGTCGCTCCTGTCATTGAGAAGGAGAAGCTTGGCGGCATCATTGTGGACGACGCGCAGGCAAAGCTGACCGGCTTCGACAAGCAGGGCACCACCTCGCATCCCTACATCGGTGAAGGTTATGCCCATGACAACAATGAGGACAAGGGCAAGCAGAAGGCCGTCTTCACGGCGAAGCTGCCCAAGGCTGGCAGCTACGAGGTGCGCATTGGCTACACCGCGCTGAGCAATCGCGCGACCAACGTACCCGTGACGGTCGGCTATGTCGGCGGCTCGAAGACCGTGAAAGTGAATCAGAAGAACAAGCCCTCCGTGGAAGGTTATCTGCAACCGGTGGGCACTTTCACCTTCAATGAAGGTGAAGAGGCCAGCGTGGAAATCTCCAACGAAGGCACGGACGGCCACGTGATCATCGACGTGGTCCAGTGGTTGCCGGTGGAGAAGAAGTAACGCATTCCACACAGCCCAATCCCAGAAATTATGAAAAGGCAGGCCGGGTATAGCCCGGCCTGCTTTTTTATGGGAGTGCAAGCTGAGTTTTGTTGCGAGGTCGTAACGCAGCATCCAAAAGGCCGAACATTCTTTCAACAGCGCCTGTGCCCAGCGACTTGCTGGTGGCGTTATCCGGCCAAGTTCATCATTAACAACCCTTTCCATCATGCCTGAAGACTTCGAACCCACAGAGGAAGCGCAGTCCACCGACTTCCAACTGACTGCCCGCGGCGGTCCGGGAGGCCAGCACCAGGCCAGCGAAACCTACGTCGCACGTTCCACCGGGGTGCGACCTCTCGGCGAAGGCGGCGAGCAGGTGGGCATCGCCAAGATGGATGTAGACAGGCTGCAGGTCCAGGTGTGGAACCAGCGTGATGCAGCCGATATTCAGGCAAAGAAACGCCTGGGAGAACTGGAGCAGGACCTGAACAACCAAATCGGTGCGTTGGATCCCAACGGAGATCCGAACATCAAGACGGACCTGGAGCGTCAGCTCAATTGGGTCAAGGCGAGGGCGAGTGATGGTACGTTCGATGTCGGCTCCTATGAAGGCACACTGACCAGCTTCACCAAGGATCAGCTGAAGGATCTGGAACTCTCCAGAGACCTCTCAATGCAGTCCAACAAGCTGGCGCAGACGGTGAACTCCACCGCCTACCTGTTCTCCGAGTCTCCCTATACCGGCGTCAATCGGCCCGGCCCGAACAAAGCGCCCAACGACCTGCACCTGCTGTCCCGCGCAGTGGCCAGCTCCCAGGTGGATGAACTCATTGGCACGAATGTTCTCGCCAAGGAAAAGTTCGGCGTCGATTCGCAGGGCCGCCCCGTGGGCATCAGTGTCGGTGTGGATGGCTTCGGCGTCACTGGGAACGCGCAGAACGGCAAGCAGTACTTCATGGACATAGACTACTCCTCGCACAATGTGCAGAAGGGGCTCTACGACCTCGAAGCGCTGGACTACATCACCGGACAGGTGGACCGGCACGCGGGGAATATCTTCATCGACCCGGCTACGGGTCAAGTGAAGGGCATCGACAATGACCTCGCCTTCCCCCAGGTATCCCGGGACCACCTCTTCACGGATGCTGGTGGTGACACCGACCTGCAGGCCAAGCCCGTGGCGAACCTGCCCCGGTACATGCACTCGGAGACAGCCAGGAAGATCGAGAGCACCAGCCCTGATGCCCTGCGCGCGCAGCTTTCCAGCGTGAAGTACCCCGGCGGTGGCGGAAAGCTGACTGACGCGGAAATCGATGGCGCCGTGACACGCTTGCAGGAAATGCAAAGTCACATCCGCACGATGCGTGAGTCCGGCCGTGTGGTGGATACCTTTGACAAGCAAACCTACAACGAAGCCATCCAGGCGCAGGAGAAGCAGGTGGTCGACCAGTGCAGCAAGTACTGGAACGGTGGCGGTATCGAGAAGGCGACATCCGCAGATTTCACGGACGCCCGCAAGACCTCCTACATCGGCACCGTCGACATGGAACGGCGCAAGAACGAGCTTGGCCTGGACCAGAACCAGACCTTGAAGCTCGATGCCAACGGTGTGCGCAACGCCACGAACAGCACCGGCAAAATCGATCGCAGTCCCGAGCACGCGAAGTACAAGGAGAAGGCTGACCAGACCCTGGCCCAAAAGAAGGGCGAGGCCCGTCACAACATGACCAAGGCCGAGCTCAAGGAGCTGCGTGAACTTCAAAAGGATCTCGATCATTACGAGAATCGCCTGGACAAGCTCGACCATCACAATGCCATGGCCTCGCTCAAGTCCCTGCGCTATGGCGGCGTGGATAATGCGAAGGACGCCTTCCATGAAAAGCGCCTGCACGCGATGCAGAAGCTC
This window encodes:
- a CDS encoding MBL fold metallo-hydrolase → MLRISTYTGGIAQTNGYLVNTPTDSFLVDAPDGVADWLRRQGVKVSHLLLTHQHFDHVQDAAAVQREHGAKVWAFAPFSRELTLEFLMGFVSGTSFAVAEYAVDEVLEGRDAIEVGGLTWKLAHIPGHSADSVTFYSETEKLVFGGDVLFAGSIGRTDFPGGNLEILLAGIQKHLLVLPDDTRVLPGHMEETTIGEEREGNPYLEG
- a CDS encoding FAD-dependent oxidoreductase codes for the protein MKKNHSAARFLTAAAAATAVAASFGSTSLSAAQDVQSYDVVVYGGTSGGVTAAIQSVKMGKTVVLIEPTKFLGGLTTGGLGATDIGNKRAIGGMSREFYHRIWQHYQDDKAWRQQTREQYFAKRPHGNSATENTMWTFEPHVASKVYDTWIAESKVPVVFGERLDLKNGVKKDGAKITEIIMESGKRFSGKMFIDATYEGDLMAKAGVKYHVGREANATYGETLNGVQVGRSKHHQFKVDVDPYVVPGDPKSGIIPGVQKEGPGEEFAGDHRVQAYNYRMCSTDDEQNRIPWPKPANYDEKHFELALRNAEAGDDRISWAPTPMPNRKTDTNNNFAVSTDNIGMNYDYPDADYATREKIVQQHRDYQMGLMWTYANHPRVPEKIRAAFSRLGLSKDEFADSGHWPRQLYVREARRMISDYVMAEKNCRRLEVVEDSVGMGAYNMDSHNVQRYITKEGKVRNEGDVQVGVRPYPVSYRSIRPKAEECTNLLVPICLSASHISYGSIRMEPVFMVLGQSAATAAVQAIEQGVEIQKIDYAKLKERMLADGQVLDFESPPMPVAPVIEKEKLGGIIVDDAQAKLTGFDKQGTTSHPYIGEGYAHDNNEDKGKQKAVFTAKLPKAGSYEVRIGYTALSNRATNVPVTVGYVGGSKTVKVNQKNKPSVEGYLQPVGTFTFNEGEEASVEISNEGTDGHVIIDVVQWLPVEKK